Proteins encoded in a region of the Haloarchaeobius salinus genome:
- the msrA gene encoding peptide-methionine (S)-S-oxide reductase MsrA translates to MDQPTDPASIDAAAPPSSETTTATFGAGCFWGPEARFGALPGVVRTRVGYAGGDTASPTYHSLGDHTEVVQVEYDPEELSYEALLEAFWDCHTPAATGKRQYRSVVLTDDDEQAAAAERVRERVVARTHRAVETAIEPLDAFTLAEDYHQKYELRSTPVLGDEVVDHLGDGLVDSTVAARLNGFVAGHGDGRQRRAFLARLDLPPTVLSEVERRL, encoded by the coding sequence ATGGATCAGCCGACCGACCCGGCGAGCATCGACGCGGCCGCCCCGCCGTCGAGCGAAACCACGACCGCGACGTTCGGCGCGGGCTGTTTCTGGGGCCCCGAGGCCCGCTTCGGCGCGCTGCCGGGCGTCGTCCGAACCCGCGTGGGCTACGCCGGCGGGGACACGGCAAGCCCGACGTACCACTCGCTCGGCGACCACACCGAGGTCGTCCAGGTCGAGTACGACCCCGAGGAGCTGTCCTACGAGGCGCTGCTGGAGGCGTTCTGGGACTGCCACACCCCCGCCGCGACGGGCAAGCGCCAGTACCGCAGCGTCGTGCTGACCGACGACGACGAGCAGGCTGCCGCCGCAGAGCGGGTCCGCGAACGCGTCGTCGCACGGACCCACCGCGCGGTCGAGACGGCCATCGAGCCGCTCGACGCCTTCACCCTGGCCGAGGACTACCACCAGAAGTACGAGCTGCGGTCGACGCCTGTTCTCGGGGACGAGGTCGTCGACCACCTCGGCGATGGCCTCGTCGACTCGACCGTCGCGGCGCGACTGAACGGTTTCGTCGCGGGCCACGGCGACGGTCGCCAGCGCCGCGCGTTCCTCGCCCGGCTCGACCTCCCGCCGACCGTGCTCTCCGAGGTCGAACGGCGGCTCTGA
- a CDS encoding MBL fold metallo-hydrolase: MFERYPIPTPFQVGPINAYLAGRTLVDPGPDGEEAWTELLTALEENDLSPDDVEQVLVTHPHPDHFGSAHRFAERGATVYASDPCAEIVGDFAGRWAYEREFFTDFFERNGMSAATADTVTELPEAFLNYAPDVDVDVSLAAGDTVTVAGTELAVDEVTGHALGELTFTYEDDDGDSVCIVGDNVLPDITPNPFLQPPTEPGGERPRVLPRYNDCLERQHDAGYDRLLPGHRDVITDPSGRIREILDAHEQRTDDVRELLDGPMTAVDVMAGLFEDLPVTEQFSGMSEAIGHLDVLEERGVVERTERGGMIVYERA, encoded by the coding sequence ATGTTCGAGCGGTATCCGATCCCGACGCCCTTCCAGGTCGGCCCGATCAACGCCTACCTCGCCGGGCGCACGCTGGTCGACCCCGGCCCGGACGGCGAGGAGGCGTGGACCGAGCTCCTCACGGCGCTCGAGGAGAACGACCTGAGCCCCGACGACGTCGAGCAGGTGCTCGTGACCCACCCCCATCCCGACCACTTCGGGAGCGCCCACCGGTTCGCCGAACGCGGCGCGACGGTGTACGCGAGCGATCCCTGTGCCGAGATCGTCGGGGACTTCGCGGGCCGCTGGGCGTACGAACGGGAGTTCTTCACCGACTTCTTCGAGCGCAACGGGATGTCCGCGGCGACGGCCGACACCGTCACCGAACTCCCCGAGGCGTTCCTCAACTACGCCCCCGACGTGGACGTGGACGTGTCCCTCGCGGCGGGGGACACCGTCACCGTCGCGGGCACCGAGCTCGCGGTGGACGAGGTCACCGGGCACGCCCTCGGCGAGCTGACGTTCACCTACGAGGACGACGACGGCGACAGCGTCTGTATCGTCGGCGACAACGTCCTGCCGGACATCACACCCAACCCGTTCCTCCAGCCGCCCACGGAGCCCGGTGGGGAGCGCCCACGCGTCCTCCCGCGTTACAACGACTGCCTGGAGCGCCAGCACGACGCCGGCTACGACCGACTGCTCCCGGGGCACCGTGACGTCATCACCGACCCGTCGGGCCGCATCCGGGAGATACTCGACGCACACGAGCAGCGCACGGACGACGTGCGCGAACTGCTCGACGGCCCGATGACCGCGGTCGACGTGATGGCGGGCCTGTTCGAGGACCTCCCCGTGACCGAGCAGTTCTCGGGGATGAGCGAGGCTATCGGGCACCTCGACGTCCTCGAAGAACGTGGCGTCGTCGAGCGCACCGAGCGTGGTGGGATGATCGTCTACGAGCGTGCCTGA
- the tatA gene encoding twin-arginine translocase TatA/TatE family subunit → MIPLFIGGIGGPEIVLIFLLVILLFGADKLPKLARSSGEAMGEFQKGREEVERELKAAKESTVSTKSDADEVSANDVEDIETTTDTVDDVDTDKSASLA, encoded by the coding sequence ATGATACCGCTGTTCATTGGGGGAATCGGCGGCCCGGAGATCGTCCTTATCTTCCTGCTGGTCATCCTGCTCTTCGGCGCGGACAAACTGCCGAAGCTCGCACGATCCAGCGGTGAGGCGATGGGGGAGTTCCAGAAGGGTCGCGAAGAGGTAGAGCGCGAACTGAAGGCCGCGAAGGAGTCCACAGTGTCGACGAAGTCCGACGCGGACGAGGTGTCCGCGAACGACGTCGAGGACATCGAGACGACGACCGACACCGTCGACGACGTCGACACCGACAAGAGCGCCTCGCTGGCGTGA
- a CDS encoding response regulator: protein MSGDDTEQPTVLVVDDEEKLADMYTLWLRNEYDVRTVYDGEAVLSNLDGVDVVLLDRRMPGCSGDEVMDRLERRDDDPAVVVVTAVDPDFDILELSFDDYVCKPVQADELVAVIEQQLTAREHGDDLRRYRQLATKRQLLELEHGPGVLEDTSDLRALRDELEQLEGELRRTLDDFDALLESFQRINRGPGRTRR from the coding sequence ATGTCAGGGGACGACACCGAGCAACCGACGGTCCTCGTCGTCGACGACGAGGAGAAGCTGGCCGACATGTACACACTCTGGCTCCGGAACGAGTACGACGTCCGGACCGTCTACGACGGCGAGGCGGTCCTCTCCAATCTCGACGGGGTCGACGTCGTCCTCCTCGACCGACGGATGCCCGGCTGCTCCGGCGACGAGGTCATGGACCGACTCGAACGCCGCGACGACGACCCCGCCGTCGTGGTCGTCACCGCCGTCGATCCCGACTTCGACATCCTCGAGCTATCGTTCGACGACTACGTCTGCAAGCCAGTCCAAGCCGACGAGCTCGTCGCCGTCATCGAACAACAGCTGACCGCTCGCGAACACGGGGACGACCTCCGACGCTACCGCCAGCTCGCCACCAAACGCCAACTCCTCGAACTCGAACACGGCCCCGGCGTCCTCGAGGACACGTCCGACCTGCGGGCGCTCCGCGACGAACTCGAACAGCTGGAGGGCGAACTCCGACGGACGCTCGACGACTTCGACGCCCTCCTGGAGTCGTTCCAGCGGATCAACCGCGGCCCCGGGCGGACGCGGCGGTGA
- a CDS encoding DUF7344 domain-containing protein has translation MGVAKAKGDEEAQPSTRVSEDELFDVLSNHRRRYAVHVMKREDAERLELGPMAEQIAAWENEVELAEVGYEERKRVYTALQQQHLPMMDDAGVVEFDKDRGVVEPTPALADVDLYLDVVRGKEIPWNEYYLGLSAVSVALVAGVGLDVTPFTVLPEFAWMVFIVVSFACSALAHRYYVAELELGGDGEPPELEG, from the coding sequence ATGGGGGTTGCAAAAGCGAAGGGGGACGAGGAGGCACAGCCTTCCACACGTGTCTCCGAGGACGAGCTGTTCGACGTGCTCTCGAACCACCGCCGACGGTACGCGGTGCACGTCATGAAACGAGAGGACGCGGAGCGACTGGAGCTCGGCCCGATGGCCGAGCAGATCGCGGCCTGGGAAAACGAGGTCGAACTGGCGGAGGTGGGCTACGAGGAGCGCAAGCGGGTCTACACCGCGCTCCAGCAGCAGCACCTGCCGATGATGGACGACGCGGGCGTCGTCGAGTTCGACAAGGACCGGGGGGTCGTCGAGCCGACGCCCGCGCTCGCGGACGTGGACCTCTACCTGGACGTCGTCCGGGGGAAGGAGATCCCCTGGAACGAGTACTACCTCGGGCTCTCGGCGGTCTCGGTGGCGCTCGTGGCCGGCGTGGGGCTGGACGTGACGCCCTTCACCGTCCTTCCGGAGTTCGCCTGGATGGTGTTCATCGTGGTCTCGTTCGCCTGCTCGGCGCTGGCCCACCGCTACTACGTCGCCGAGCTCGAACTCGGCGGGGACGGGGAACCACCGGAACTGGAGGGATGA